A window of Caldalkalibacillus uzonensis contains these coding sequences:
- a CDS encoding tripartite tricarboxylate transporter TctB family protein, with protein MAVPNLILSCITLIFATVFLIIAQQLPPGRPGATTLGPSAWPTVILTIMWVMGALLLIKAIIQLRKDKENQQSSNDVLKDIVPDDIDTQVKKPQIAHPHRHWIIYTLIILYALIMGYIGFTLASFLFVIAAAWVFGMRKWYLLVLNGAVSTAVIVLLFGNLLGVPLPRGIGILREISFLLY; from the coding sequence ATGGCAGTCCCCAATCTCATACTTTCATGCATCACACTCATCTTTGCCACTGTATTTCTTATTATCGCTCAACAGTTACCTCCTGGAAGACCGGGTGCCACAACTTTAGGTCCTTCTGCCTGGCCTACGGTGATCTTAACCATCATGTGGGTGATGGGTGCTTTGCTCTTAATTAAAGCGATTATTCAATTGCGTAAAGACAAAGAAAATCAGCAGTCATCAAATGACGTCCTGAAAGACATCGTTCCAGACGATATTGATACACAAGTAAAGAAACCACAAATCGCTCATCCACACCGCCACTGGATCATTTATACCCTAATTATCCTTTATGCTCTCATCATGGGTTATATTGGCTTTACTCTCGCTTCATTTTTATTTGTGATTGCAGCAGCATGGGTGTTCGGTATGCGGAAATGGTATTTACTTGTTTTGAACGGTGCAGTTAGTACAGCAGTTATCGTCCTTTTGTTCGGAAATCTGCTCGGCGTACCCCTACCCAGAGGAATTGGAATATTAAGAGAAATAAGCTTCTTACTATATTAA